The genomic DNA TGGTCTGCATTCTCTTTTTGTTCTTCAGCGATTCTTGAAGACGGATCAGCTTTGTGCTTCATCAACATTTGGGAACTGACCAGGGCCGTCCTGGGTGTAGAATTTCCTGATTAACTTGTCCCAGTCGTCAACGGTTTTCGACTTTCCGAAGGCTTTCCGAAGCTCGTCAGCTTCAGGGTGGAGCCGGGCATACTTAAAGCCGAATTTTCGAATGGAGCCCAAGGCTGAAGCTGAGTCGTGGGCTTGGGCGAGCGAGAAGTGCCTCTCTAACGCAATTCGCTGTTGCTGGATCGTTGGTGGGACTGGGGTGATATTGTCGAAAAGCAGTTGTTGTGCCTGCTCGAAAATCCAGGGATTGCCGATGGCACCTCGGGCGATGGTGACACCATCCACGCCGGTCTGTTCCAGCATGCTCACGCACGCTTCAGCGGAGAACAGGTCTCCAGATCCGAGGACGATTCTCTCCCCGGCTGCTTGCTTCACTTCTCGAAGAAAATCCCAATTGCTGGGGCCCCGATATTTTTGTTCGACAGTCCGACCATGAACTGTAATGGCAGCCACACCCGCTAAATAAGCTTGTTCCAGAATGTGAAAAAAATTGTCACGGCTTTCAGTTGTTTCATCAATACCGCGTCGCATCTTCACGGTGACCGGAGTCTCGATGGGGACCGCGTCTCGGACACGCTTGATAATTTCGATAGCCGTTGCAGGCTGACTGAGATGGTAACCACCTCGGCATCCGCCGATTGCAGATTTCACTGGGCAGCCGAAGTTGATATCAATGACATCAAATCCCGCATCGACAAGCCGATGGGCTGCAGGGACGAACATTTCAGGGGCGGACCCCATCAATTGAGCACCGACGGGATGATCGGCCTCTTCGACTCGAAAGTAGTGATTTGTTTTCCCTGACCCTTTTACCTCGTTCACAAAACGGTCAATCATCACCTCAGCGACGGTGTACGACGCTCCATAAGATCGGGCAAGTGACCGCATTGGCCAGTCGCTGTACCCGCTGAGAGCAGCTTGCACAAATGGATGTTCAAGTTGCAATTGTCCAATTTGCAGCGGGGGGGATGTCACAGGCATTGAGATTTCGCGAAACTCAAGTAAGTCAGTCAAAGAACAAAAGAAGGCTCTGCCACCATAAGATAGCAGAGCCTCCCTCGATCGAACCAGCGATGAACCAGTTTTGCATTTACCAGTTTTGCATTGAGTTGTCTGCAACTTTGAGGCGGCTGGTTGAGCACCAAGGGGCGAGGTGCAAGGAATTGAGGGTACTCACACCGGCTCCTTATCGTTCTGCTATACGAGATCGCGAGAGCTTCTCAGTCAAGCGAGAATGTAGGAGATGTTGAAACGCAGTGCAGAATGCAAAACTTTATCCTGCGGATTCCGTGCGTCGATTTGGGCTGTCGTTCGGCCCGAGTGGTTCCTCTGAGGGAAGCACCTGAGCGATATCAACGCGGTTCTGATCGCCGCCAAAGGCGTCGAGATACCCAAGGAGCTCTTGGTAATGGCCGTAGATTCTCATGGAATCGTAGCGTGTGATGAAACGGGTTCGGTCGCGACTGTTCAGCCGTGTCCAGGCCACAATCGTTTTGTCGAGGGCTCCCAGTAATACGATTGCATGAGTGCTTTTCAGTTTGAGTTGTGACTGAATCGGTATATCAGGATCGCTCCCATCGACTGCAAACGGAAGATCGATCAGTCCACCCGATTGGTTCTGGATATCGTCACCACCGAAAGGATTGGCTCCGACTTCGAGAGAAGTATTGGAGTCGATAGCGACTTCAATCTTGTCTCCAAGCGATTCGTTGTCTGGATTGTGAGTGACCCGGCGTCGCCAACGGTCGCAATGGACCAGTAAGTTCACAAGATGATCTTTGGTCGGATCGTCGAAGCCTCCACGGTCAGAGAGTTCATCATTGGCGAGCAGTTCCGCGCGCATCGTGAAGAGGGGAGAGAGGGCAGCTGCGATGTGCAGGTTGCGCATGGTGACGATTGCTCGTCGAAATTGTTCTTTTCCGGGATCGCCGATAGGCATTGAGAGAACTCCGTTTCAGGTTTGGTGAAGGTTGGACATCAGTTTGTTTTCGTGGGATGCTTTGATGCCTCACAAATCGTTGGTGTTTGCTTCAACTCGTGTCGAGAGTGGTGCGACTTCATCGACCCGCTGATCAATTGAGGACTTCAGCTGGGTGAGCGCGGTTTTGATTTTCTCGTCTGCGGTCGAGGTGATTTTTTCCAGTTCGTCGTCGAGAAACATTCCTCGTAACGCATCAAGAACTGCCACACGTCCCTCTGATTGCCGGATCGCAAGAAGCTCACTCGCTTCATCCAACTGGCGGGGAAAGGGGACTTTGGAAATCAATACGCTCCTCTCCTCTGAAGGCAGGCTTTGCTTGGAGGCGTGAGCGATCTTCGTTTTTCTTCTTGCTAAAAGACGTGGCAAAACTGCAAGTGCAAAGCCCGCTAAGCCTCCGCTCGCTGCTGTTCCGCTGAGAATTCCCGCTTGATATAAAAAACTGGAACTGACCGGAATCCAGTTTTTCAGCCATTGAAAACGAGACGGCTGAGCAGTTTCTGGCTTGGCTGATTCCGAAAGCTTTTGCTTCGGCTCTTGCTCCAGCTTCTCTTTGCTTTGAATTTCGTCACTCAGAGTTTCTTCCGGAGGAGCGATCTTTGCATCGCTGCTTACAGCGTTCTCGCTTTCGGTGTTACTGTTCTGAGTTTTACCGCTTTCTGGATGGGAGTCCTGCTTGTCTGAATTTTTCTTGAGTGGCTCTGTTGGTTCGAGCAGCTGACTCAGCAGAGAAGTTTTACTTTCGAAGCCGATGATCCTGCTCAGTCGAGTTTGAAAGGTCGGCAGGTGTTGAATGTTGTGTCTGATTGCCAAGTCGCGGTGTTGATCGTAATCCAGAACATGAATATGGAAGGCGTTTTGAAGCTCGGCGCGAAATGAAGAGTTGGAGTCCCAGGCATGCGAAAACTGTCGACAGTTCGCACACCATTTCGCGGTCCAAACGATAAGCAGTGGTTTCGATTGGTCTCGACACTGACAACGAAACGCTATCTGAATCTGCGAGGGCTTCGTTCGCC from Thalassoglobus polymorphus includes the following:
- a CDS encoding tRNA dihydrouridine synthase; the protein is MPVTSPPLQIGQLQLEHPFVQAALSGYSDWPMRSLARSYGASYTVAEVMIDRFVNEVKGSGKTNHYFRVEEADHPVGAQLMGSAPEMFVPAAHRLVDAGFDVIDINFGCPVKSAIGGCRGGYHLSQPATAIEIIKRVRDAVPIETPVTVKMRRGIDETTESRDNFFHILEQAYLAGVAAITVHGRTVEQKYRGPSNWDFLREVKQAAGERIVLGSGDLFSAEACVSMLEQTGVDGVTIARGAIGNPWIFEQAQQLLFDNITPVPPTIQQQRIALERHFSLAQAHDSASALGSIRKFGFKYARLHPEADELRKAFGKSKTVDDWDKLIRKFYTQDGPGQFPNVDEAQS
- a CDS encoding thioredoxin family protein, producing MNSKQISTKCWPLVFALLLSPSTLAENFTCADPAIAIAAEKARLESAIFWTGSPLPGDWFRPCPISVRNAQHSGGGVTRFRFENGEVFDWSMTLEGPHALLLRDVIPHEVDHAVRASLVRHPIERWLDEGCATLFESEEVKNSLREAALKVPSEAITKQWLSDLDYPQNPEAMATVYSIGFSLVEYLLTLAPPPTLLEFQRIEAPIESRLISVYKVTIPEFRANWEEWRTKPSQIQIAFRCQCRDQSKPLLIVWTAKWCANCRQFSHAWDSNSSFRAELQNAFHIHVLDYDQHRDLAIRHNIQHLPTFQTRLSRIIGFESKTSLLSQLLEPTEPLKKNSDKQDSHPESGKTQNSNTESENAVSSDAKIAPPEETLSDEIQSKEKLEQEPKQKLSESAKPETAQPSRFQWLKNWIPVSSSFLYQAGILSGTAASGGLAGFALAVLPRLLARRKTKIAHASKQSLPSEERSVLISKVPFPRQLDEASELLAIRQSEGRVAVLDALRGMFLDDELEKITSTADEKIKTALTQLKSSIDQRVDEVAPLSTRVEANTNDL